The genomic window GCGCGTGCCATTGATCAACGGGGAGTTGGCTGGTGACGATGGTGGAGCGGCGGCCATAGCGGTCCTCGAGGATCTCCAGGAGGTCGTGACGGGCCGTGGCATCGAGCGGCTCGAGGCCCCAGTCGTCGAGGATGAGAAGATCGACGCGGCCGAGGGCACGCAACAGACGGGGGTGGCGGCCGTCTCCGCGCGCCAGAGCGAGATCGGTGAACAGCCGCGGGACGCGCTGATAGAGCACGGAACGGTTGTCGCGGCAGGCCTTGTTGCCGAGCGCGGAGGCGAGCCAGCTCTTGCCGACGCCGGATGGCCCGCAGATCAAAAGGTTGGCGTGGTCATCGATCCATTGGCATTCGACCAGCATCGTCAGCAGGCTGCGGTCGAGGCCACGCGGGGTGCGATAGTCGATGTCCTCGACGCAGGCCTGCTGGCGCAGCTTGGCGTATTGCAGCCGCTTCGAGAGCCGCTTGTCGCGTCGCAGTGAGGCTTCGCGTTCGAGCAGGAGCGCGAGCCATTCGGCGTGGCCGAGGCTGGCAGCCTCGCCGCCGGCTTCGATGTCGGCGAAGGCCTTGGCCATGCCGTGAAGGCCGAGTTGATGGAGTTGATCGAGGGTCGGATGCGTGAGCAAGGCATGATCTCCTAGTTGTAGTAGCGCGGCCCGCGGATGTTGGGATGGAGGATCGGCGCGTCGTCCGCGGGACGCTTGGGTGAAGGCCGCCGATCGAGATTGTTGGCGAGGATCGATTTGACCGAGCCGTAGGTGCGCGCGCCGATGTCGATCGCCCGCATGGCGGCGGCATCGAGCCGCTCGTGCCCGTAGGATCGGGCGAGCCGGATGATGCCGAGACAGGCGCGAAAGCCCTGCTCGGGGTGCGTGCGTTCATCGAGGATCAGGTCGCACAGCGCCGCGGTGGCCGGTCCGATCGAGGCGGCGTCCTTGCGGATGCGCTCGATGGTCCAGCCGGCGTGGCGCCGATGACTGGACGCCATGTGCTCCGGCACGGTCGTGTGCTTGTGGTTGCCGCTCATGCGCTGATGCGCGGCGATCCGCTCACCCTTGTGGAATATCTCCACGGTGCGGGCGGTGAAGCGGACCTCGACCTCGGCGCGGGCGAAGCGATGCGGGACGCTGTAGTAATGCGCCTCGACCTCGACGTGATAGTCGATGCTGACCCGGCAGATCCGCCACTCGGCGAACACGTAAGGGCTCTCCGGCAAGGCCTTGAGCGCCGGCCGGTCGATCTCCTCCAATAGCTTGCGGCGGGTGACACCGAGCCGCCGGATCGGTCGCTCCTCGTTGAGCCGGATCATCAACTCGGCGATCGCCGCGTTGACGTCGGCGAGGCTGTGGAAGGTGCGGTGGCGCAGCCGCCCGAGCAGCCAGCGTTCGACCATCAGGACCGCCTGCTCGACTTTGGCCTTGTCCCGCGGCCGTCGCGGCCTGGCCGGCAGAATGGCGGTGCCGTAATGTGCCGCCATGTCGGCGTAGCTGCGATTGATCCTAGGATCGTAGAGGCAGGCCTTGATCACCGCGACTTTGGTGTTGTCCGGCACCAAGAGCGCCGGCACGCCGCCGATCGCCTCGAAGGCGCCGACGTGGCCGCTGATCCAGTCGGCGAGCCCCTGCGTCCAGGTCGCCTGCGCGTAGGTGAAGCTCGATGCGCCGAGCACCGCGACGAAGATCTGCGCGGCGCGCCGCTCGCCGGTGAACCGGTCGATCACCACCGGCACGCCGTCGCCGGCATAGTCGACGAACAGCTTGTCGCCGGCCGCATGCGACTGGCGCATCGTCACCGACAGGCGGCCTTCCCAGGCGCGGTAAAGCTCGCAGAAGCAAATATGTGATCGTGAACATATCTCGCGTTATGTTGCCGCCAGATTTATGTTGTCGCTGCTGGAGCGAGCCAAGGATTGCGCCAATTTCCTCGGCTCGCTCCGCAACATAAGAGTGTGACCTTTCGACCTACAGGGCCTTCAGGAATGCCATCAACGACGGGAGAGAGGGTTGCCGAGGCGGCGGCCTCAGACTGCTGATGTCGACCCTGGCTAACGCCTCTGCTTTCATTTCCAGGTCGACTTCAGCATAGATGTGCGTGGTGTCTAATGACACGTGGCCCAGCCAAGCACGGATCGTGTTGATGTCGACGCCGGCGCGCAGCAGGTGCACCGCCGTTGTGTGCCGAACCGTATGTGGGCTTACGCGCTTCGTCGCCAACGTCGGCACCGTTTCGCCCGCCATGGCGGCATATTGCGTCACGAGACGGTGTATTCCGAAGCGCGTCAAAGGCTGGTTCGTCCGCCCGAGAAAGACCGCTTCACTTTTGTTCCGGTCGGCCACAAGACGAGTCAACGAGGTTGCGGTCGTTGACCACAATGGACAGATTCTAACCTTGTTGCCCTTACCGTGAAGTCGCACTGACGGAGACGCACCCAGTTGGAGATTGCCGACCGTCAATTTTGCTGCCTCATCGGCGCGAGCACCGCTGTTGTATAGGAAAAGCAGCAGAACATGGTCCCGCACCCCAAGACTCGTGCGTCTGTCAGGTTGATTTAGCAACGCGTCCATCTCGGCCTTTTCGAGGTATCCGATCGCGGTCTTGGCCGTCTTCTTGAACGGCACTGCCCGTATCTCGGAACACCAGGCCAGGTGGATCGGCGAACGCGTCCCGATAAAGCGCGCCAGTGAATGGATGGTCGCCAGCCGTTGGTTGCGGGTAACCTCGCTGCACCGGCGATCGCGCTCCAGGTGGTCCAGGAACTTGCGGACGACTTCCGGCGTCAGCTCTTCCACGGTCATGCGATCGATGGCGCAGCCTCCCTGCTTGCTGGCGAACGGCAGCAACAATGTCAGCGTGTCGCGGTAGCTGGCTTGGGTGTTGCGGGAAAGATTGCGCTCGGCGACCAGATGTTCCAGCAAGAACCGCCGGATCCACGGACCAAGCAGGCTCTTATCCTTCATGGTCGGCCTCCATCGCGTACAGGGCAAAGCGCTCGCTGGCCGCCTGGAGGAGATCTGGCGTCATCTGCAAATAGCGCTGGGTTGAACGGATATCGATGTGGCCAAGGTAGGTGGCGAGTTGCGGAAGCAGTCGCTGCACCTCCTGGCCGGAGCGATACCATGCAATTACCCGGTGCACCGCGGCTGTGTGGCGAATATCGTGCAGCCGTGGAGGTCGAGGCTCGCCGACAGGGCAACTGATTCCGGCGGCCCGGCGGACATGCTGAAACCAGGAGATGACCCGCACATAGTGCCACGGTCGACTGCCGCGCGTAGTGAATAATGGAGATTCTTGCCCGCGCGGCAGAGGGAGCCGGCGACGGCGCTCGACGTACTCGACCAATTCCTGGTTGAGCTTTGGTCCGATAGGCACGAGGCGCGTTTTGAAGAACTTCGTGTC from Bradyrhizobium zhanjiangense includes these protein-coding regions:
- a CDS encoding tyrosine-type recombinase/integrase, whose amino-acid sequence is MKDKSLLGPWIRRFLLEHLVAERNLSRNTQASYRDTLTLLLPFASKQGGCAIDRMTVEELTPEVVRKFLDHLERDRRCSEVTRNQRLATIHSLARFIGTRSPIHLAWCSEIRAVPFKKTAKTAIGYLEKAEMDALLNQPDRRTSLGVRDHVLLLFLYNSGARADEAAKLTVGNLQLGASPSVRLHGKGNKVRICPLWSTTATSLTRLVADRNKSEAVFLGRTNQPLTRFGIHRLVTQYAAMAGETVPTLATKRVSPHTVRHTTAVHLLRAGVDINTIRAWLGHVSLDTTHIYAEVDLEMKAEALARVDISSLRPPPRQPSLPSLMAFLKAL
- the istB gene encoding IS21-like element helper ATPase IstB; this translates as MLTHPTLDQLHQLGLHGMAKAFADIEAGGEAASLGHAEWLALLLEREASLRRDKRLSKRLQYAKLRQQACVEDIDYRTPRGLDRSLLTMLVECQWIDDHANLLICGPSGVGKSWLASALGNKACRDNRSVLYQRVPRLFTDLALARGDGRHPRLLRALGRVDLLILDDWGLEPLDATARHDLLEILEDRYGRRSTIVTSQLPVDQWHALIGDPTYADAVLDRLVHNAHRIDLNGESMRRTRKPGRKA